A DNA window from Corynebacterium ciconiae DSM 44920 contains the following coding sequences:
- the mobA gene encoding molybdenum cofactor guanylyltransferase produces MSTGVDVILLAGGRGSRMGGRDKATVTVHGRRLIDHCLATIDAYLPSARVCLVTTRAVQLPAGVVQARETPPFSGPVAAIAAGVTRLAADHPPHPTTLVLAVDAPHSARLYPQLAAALAENTQDEGDDGREVGVDKPAPRPGIDLTLVRSSDGHRQPLCALWRTESLTRAVAELSECAGAAVSALLSNQRIGEIPGDGSERDYDTLAALEDFPSD; encoded by the coding sequence ATGAGCACCGGCGTTGATGTGATCCTGCTGGCTGGCGGCCGGGGCAGCCGCATGGGCGGACGGGATAAAGCCACCGTAACGGTGCACGGCCGCCGGCTCATCGACCACTGTCTTGCCACTATCGACGCTTACCTGCCCAGCGCACGCGTCTGCCTAGTCACCACCCGCGCGGTGCAGCTGCCGGCAGGGGTGGTGCAGGCCCGCGAGACGCCGCCTTTTTCAGGACCTGTAGCGGCGATCGCCGCGGGGGTTACCCGCCTTGCGGCAGATCACCCGCCCCACCCCACCACCTTGGTGCTCGCGGTGGATGCGCCTCATTCAGCCAGGCTCTATCCGCAGCTTGCCGCGGCCCTCGCAGAAAACACGCAGGACGAAGGTGATGATGGACGGGAGGTGGGCGTCGATAAGCCTGCTCCGCGCCCTGGGATCGATCTCACTCTGGTGCGTAGTAGCGATGGCCACCGACAGCCACTGTGCGCGCTCTGGCGAACCGAGTCGCTGACGCGCGCCGTGGCAGAGCTCTCAGAATGCGCGGGGGCTGCGGTCTCGGCGCTGCTGAGCAATCAACGCATCGGCGAGATCCCAGGCGATGGCTCCGAACGCGACTACGACACCCTCGCGGCCCTAGAGGACTTTCCCTCCGACTAA
- a CDS encoding MogA/MoaB family molybdenum cofactor biosynthesis protein: MNESHAHCESDAHRSPRPLESMPEIPGAVITVSDRCARGERQDLSGPKARQGLCDYGVTVGQITVVEDGVESVQEAIIEAIEAGARVVFTTGGTGVSPRDLTPEATAPLLDVQLHQISTQILLRGLQATPLAALSRGLVGIARRASQRPAVIINAPGSRGGVADVLAVVGPLLSHIVDQMDGASEHEHREHEHQHER; the protein is encoded by the coding sequence GTGAACGAATCTCACGCCCACTGCGAATCCGACGCCCACCGCAGCCCCCGCCCACTGGAGTCCATGCCGGAGATTCCAGGTGCTGTCATCACAGTCTCAGATCGCTGTGCCCGCGGCGAACGGCAGGATCTTTCGGGGCCGAAGGCTCGGCAGGGGTTATGCGACTATGGGGTCACGGTCGGGCAGATCACCGTGGTTGAAGACGGCGTGGAGTCGGTGCAAGAGGCCATTATCGAAGCGATCGAAGCGGGCGCGCGAGTGGTGTTTACCACCGGTGGTACTGGCGTGTCGCCGCGGGATCTCACCCCGGAGGCGACGGCGCCGCTGCTCGATGTGCAGTTGCATCAGATCTCCACGCAGATTCTGCTCCGCGGGCTGCAGGCAACCCCGTTGGCGGCATTGTCGCGGGGGCTTGTGGGTATTGCGCGCCGGGCCAGTCAGCGCCCGGCAGTGATCATCAATGCCCCTGGTTCGCGCGGCGGGGTGGCCGATGTGCTTGCGGTGGTGGGCCCGCTGCTGAGCCATATTGTGGATCAGATGGATGGCGCGAGCGAGCACGAACACCGGGAACACGAGCACCAGCACGAGCGGTGA
- a CDS encoding helix-turn-helix transcriptional regulator codes for MPTPHAESSPAAGPAPTRALFDDSLPLSAKQRLVLEAVRTYPNGATLSTLAADTGMHINTVRGHIDELLQRGAVRTSTSAARAGRGRPSLVVHARIPDSAAITGEQIELVNELAQLLAADDDTHAAHRRAVELGRRWARRVGHTAEHSHNHSDQLSALVSLMRRTGYDPDAPVDDPAEPHTRTISLNRCPFVSESARPDPLVCSIHHGFAQAAIGADEHSATTVTLLPFVRPGQCDIQLHCATTQQS; via the coding sequence ATGCCCACCCCGCATGCTGAGTCCTCACCCGCTGCCGGACCTGCGCCCACACGCGCGCTGTTCGACGACTCGCTGCCACTGAGCGCCAAACAACGCCTCGTGCTCGAGGCGGTGCGCACCTACCCCAACGGCGCCACATTGAGCACCCTGGCGGCCGACACCGGCATGCACATTAATACCGTGCGTGGACACATTGATGAACTTCTCCAACGCGGTGCCGTGCGCACCAGCACCAGTGCAGCCCGAGCTGGCCGCGGCCGGCCCAGCCTAGTGGTCCACGCCCGCATCCCTGACTCTGCGGCCATCACAGGCGAACAAATCGAGCTGGTCAATGAACTCGCCCAGCTGCTCGCCGCGGACGACGATACTCACGCCGCCCATCGCCGAGCTGTCGAGCTCGGACGCCGCTGGGCTCGCCGCGTCGGCCACACGGCAGAACACAGCCACAACCACTCCGATCAGTTGTCAGCCCTCGTGAGCCTGATGCGACGCACCGGCTACGATCCGGACGCCCCTGTAGACGACCCCGCCGAACCCCATACCCGCACCATCTCGCTCAACCGCTGCCCCTTTGTCTCCGAATCCGCCCGGCCCGATCCCTTGGTGTGCTCCATCCACCACGGCTTTGCTCAAGCCGCAATAGGCGCAGATGAGCACAGCGCCACCACCGTGACACTGCTGCCCTTTGTGCGCCCTGGCCAATGCGATATTCAACTTCACTGTGCTACTACGCAGCAGAGTTAA
- a CDS encoding ATP-binding cassette domain-containing protein: MPAELTSARSRQTIPVIVAAWCGLCVIIAPVLALLWRVPWQRVPEILSEPPTRELISVTVTSAVWATVIATVLGLAVALWLHTLRAGRSFTRLLVLLPLALPPVVGGMALTSLLGVYGISAPVLDTLGLRFAFAFPGVVASHVFVALPFVVITIEQALAQLSPRVQSSARSVGMSTGAITRHILIPTVAPALASGAGLACARSLGEFGTTLTFAGSYPGITRTLPIGIYLEREIDPERALVLAAVLMLLAIAVLGAALGGAWLWLRPRFTGAAHTATLQPINTSALAALTAPIAPAETLTFGPAAQRRSFPAARTTALVGENGAGKTTVARLIVGELTGTEITLGETVLDPGVDRSQPRLWRSARLAARHRTAPVPIHARGIVLLTQDSALPPRMRVHRAVSVVCGSANTASELLAAAGLSDLADLPIGSLSGGQQAQVALLRGLAARPHTLIVDEPMAALDAASASRWRAVLKACSHHRTVILISHNVVDIATLAHYAAVLEAGDITAFGPVEQMMQQPPTAFMAYLAGLNRLHATVVSSSSELITVSCSGQGIEATYAPDASTAPHTAPLEPASDVAVLFSPTAVSIATTAAPSGTSARNCLNGAVVALEHSGDQVSVHVQLAESTQRLRAAVTARSVAELGLAIGTEVSCSFKALATTVHPMDPTEHGRSFDHG; the protein is encoded by the coding sequence ATGCCCGCCGAGCTCACTAGCGCCCGCTCCCGCCAAACCATTCCCGTCATCGTTGCGGCGTGGTGCGGTCTATGCGTGATCATTGCCCCGGTACTTGCCCTGCTATGGCGGGTGCCGTGGCAGCGAGTACCCGAGATTCTTAGCGAACCCCCCACCCGCGAATTAATCTCCGTGACGGTCACCTCGGCCGTGTGGGCCACCGTCATCGCTACTGTCCTCGGACTGGCGGTGGCGCTGTGGCTGCACACGCTGCGCGCCGGGCGTAGCTTCACTCGGTTATTGGTGCTGCTGCCTTTAGCGCTGCCACCTGTGGTGGGTGGGATGGCGCTTACCTCCCTGCTGGGGGTGTACGGGATAAGCGCGCCCGTGCTCGATACGCTTGGACTGCGCTTTGCCTTCGCTTTCCCGGGCGTGGTGGCCTCCCACGTGTTCGTGGCGCTGCCTTTCGTAGTGATCACCATCGAACAGGCTCTCGCCCAACTCAGCCCTAGAGTGCAATCATCGGCGCGATCGGTGGGGATGAGTACTGGAGCGATCACCCGCCATATCCTCATCCCCACTGTCGCTCCCGCCCTGGCTAGCGGCGCCGGCTTAGCCTGTGCGCGCTCACTCGGCGAGTTCGGCACCACCCTCACCTTCGCTGGCTCTTACCCAGGAATTACCCGTACCCTGCCGATTGGGATCTATCTGGAGCGCGAGATCGATCCCGAACGCGCTCTGGTACTGGCGGCCGTATTGATGCTGCTGGCTATCGCCGTACTGGGAGCGGCTCTAGGGGGCGCGTGGCTGTGGTTGCGCCCCCGCTTCACCGGAGCAGCCCACACCGCCACCCTTCAGCCCATCAACACCAGCGCGCTCGCAGCCCTGACTGCCCCGATCGCACCGGCTGAGACGCTCACCTTCGGACCTGCGGCACAGCGCCGCAGCTTCCCCGCTGCCCGCACCACCGCGTTGGTCGGGGAAAACGGTGCGGGCAAAACCACCGTGGCGCGGCTTATCGTCGGCGAGCTCACAGGCACAGAGATCACACTCGGCGAGACCGTGCTCGACCCTGGCGTCGATCGCTCACAGCCAAGGCTCTGGAGAAGCGCCCGGCTGGCAGCTCGGCATAGAACCGCACCGGTTCCCATCCACGCCCGCGGCATTGTGCTTCTCACCCAAGACTCAGCGCTGCCTCCCAGGATGCGGGTACACCGCGCTGTGAGCGTGGTCTGCGGTAGCGCGAACACCGCTAGCGAGCTGCTCGCCGCAGCCGGGCTGTCTGACCTTGCTGATCTTCCCATTGGATCGCTCTCTGGCGGGCAGCAAGCCCAGGTGGCTTTGCTGCGCGGTTTGGCGGCTCGCCCGCACACACTTATCGTCGATGAGCCCATGGCTGCCCTCGATGCTGCGAGCGCCAGCCGCTGGCGGGCAGTGCTCAAGGCCTGCTCCCACCACCGCACGGTGATCCTCATCAGCCACAACGTGGTCGACATCGCCACTTTGGCCCACTACGCAGCAGTCCTCGAAGCTGGCGATATCACCGCCTTCGGCCCCGTCGAGCAGATGATGCAACAGCCACCGACCGCCTTCATGGCTTATCTCGCCGGTCTCAACCGACTCCACGCCACGGTGGTCTCATCTAGCTCGGAGCTCATCACCGTGTCTTGTTCCGGCCAGGGTATCGAGGCCACGTATGCGCCCGATGCCTCCACCGCACCCCACACCGCGCCTCTTGAGCCTGCCAGCGATGTTGCCGTGCTGTTTTCGCCCACGGCCGTAAGCATTGCCACCACCGCAGCGCCTTCGGGCACCTCCGCTCGAAACTGCCTCAACGGCGCCGTCGTGGCGCTGGAGCACAGCGGCGACCAGGTGAGCGTGCATGTGCAGCTGGCCGAGAGTACGCAGCGGCTGCGGGCCGCGGTGACAGCGCGCAGCGTCGCCGAGCTCGGGCTTGCTATCGGCACTGAGGTCTCGTGCAGCTTCAAAGCGCTCGCCACCACAGTGCACCCCATGGACCCCACCGAGCATGGTCGATCGTTCGACCACGGGTAA
- the moaC gene encoding cyclic pyranopterin monophosphate synthase MoaC produces MSKDLTFTHLNEAGTAYMVDVTAKTPTVREATAYGEVACSSEVMSALRDNRVPKGDVLAVARIAGISAAKKVPELLPLAHTIGVHGCSVELELRDDHVAITATVRTADRTGVEMEALTAVSVAALAVIDMVKGVDRSAYIRRSAIIAKSGGRSGDWSREIPQ; encoded by the coding sequence ATGAGTAAGGATCTCACGTTCACCCACCTCAACGAGGCCGGCACTGCCTACATGGTGGATGTCACCGCCAAAACCCCCACCGTGCGAGAGGCCACTGCGTATGGCGAGGTGGCCTGTTCTTCTGAGGTGATGAGCGCGCTGCGGGATAACCGCGTGCCCAAGGGCGATGTGCTGGCGGTGGCGCGCATCGCGGGCATCTCCGCGGCAAAGAAAGTGCCCGAGCTACTGCCGCTGGCCCACACCATCGGGGTACACGGCTGCTCGGTGGAGCTTGAGCTCCGCGACGATCACGTGGCGATCACCGCGACGGTGCGCACCGCCGATCGCACCGGGGTGGAGATGGAGGCATTGACCGCCGTGTCCGTCGCGGCACTCGCCGTCATCGACATGGTGAAAGGCGTGGATCGATCCGCCTATATTCGCCGAAGCGCAATTATCGCCAAGTCGGGTGGCCGCTCGGGTGACTGGTCCCGCGAGATTCCCCAATGA
- a CDS encoding homoserine dehydrogenase, with amino-acid sequence MSENAAVTFKPGKGAGSPVGVAILGHGTVGSEVLRLMEQDADALEHRIGGPLELKGVAVSDIDKHADAVPRELLTTDAMSLINRDDVDIVVEVIGGIDYPRELVLAALRAGKSVVTANKALVAAHSAELAEAADAAGVDLYFEAAVAAAIPVVGPLRRSLAGDQVELVMGIVNGTTNFILDGMDSTGANYDDMLAEATRLGYAEADPTADVEGHDAASKAAILASLAFHTRVTADDVYCEGITQISAEDIAAAKDAGYIIKLLAVCERFTNAEGVEEIAARVHPTLIPRSHPLASVNKSFNAIFVEAEAAGRLMFYGNGAGGAPTASAVLGDLVGASRNKVHGGRAPGESTYANLPIASFGEVRTRYHVDMEVQDREGVLAEIATKFAENKISIRTVRQEEFEDHARLIVVTHSATEADLATTVDAIKQLDAVRTIRSVIRMEGR; translated from the coding sequence ATGTCTGAGAACGCAGCAGTCACCTTCAAGCCCGGCAAGGGCGCTGGCTCACCGGTTGGCGTCGCGATTCTGGGACACGGCACTGTCGGCAGCGAAGTGCTGCGGCTGATGGAGCAAGACGCCGACGCCCTCGAACACCGCATCGGCGGCCCGCTGGAGCTGAAAGGTGTGGCTGTTTCCGATATCGATAAGCACGCCGATGCGGTACCCCGTGAGCTGCTTACCACTGATGCGATGTCGCTGATCAACCGCGACGACGTAGACATTGTGGTGGAAGTCATCGGCGGGATCGACTACCCCCGCGAGCTAGTGCTGGCCGCGCTGCGCGCCGGCAAGTCTGTGGTGACCGCCAACAAGGCCTTGGTTGCTGCACACTCGGCAGAACTCGCTGAGGCCGCCGACGCGGCCGGGGTGGATCTGTACTTTGAGGCTGCCGTGGCCGCCGCAATCCCCGTTGTGGGGCCGCTGCGCCGCTCCTTGGCCGGCGACCAGGTGGAGCTGGTTATGGGCATCGTCAACGGCACCACCAATTTCATCCTCGACGGCATGGATTCCACCGGCGCGAACTACGACGACATGCTGGCCGAAGCCACCCGCTTGGGCTATGCCGAGGCCGATCCCACCGCCGATGTGGAAGGCCACGACGCCGCCTCGAAGGCCGCTATTTTGGCATCGTTGGCGTTCCATACCCGAGTGACCGCAGATGATGTGTATTGCGAGGGCATCACCCAGATTTCCGCCGAGGACATCGCGGCAGCTAAGGACGCCGGCTACATCATCAAGCTGCTTGCTGTGTGTGAACGATTCACCAACGCTGAGGGAGTCGAGGAGATCGCGGCCCGCGTGCACCCGACCCTCATCCCGCGCTCGCACCCATTGGCCAGCGTGAACAAGTCCTTCAACGCGATCTTCGTGGAGGCCGAGGCCGCCGGTCGCCTCATGTTCTACGGCAATGGTGCCGGCGGCGCCCCCACCGCCTCTGCCGTGTTGGGCGATCTGGTGGGTGCCTCCCGCAACAAGGTCCACGGCGGACGCGCCCCGGGCGAGTCCACCTATGCGAATTTGCCCATCGCCAGCTTCGGTGAGGTGCGCACCCGCTACCACGTGGACATGGAAGTCCAAGATCGAGAGGGCGTGCTTGCTGAGATCGCTACGAAGTTCGCCGAGAACAAGATCTCTATCCGCACGGTGCGCCAGGAGGAGTTCGAAGACCACGCCCGCCTGATCGTGGTTACCCACTCCGCTACCGAGGCTGATCTGGCCACCACAGTTGATGCTATTAAGCAGCTCGACGCGGTGCGCACCATCCGCAGCGTGATCCGCATGGAAGGACGCTAA
- the modA gene encoding molybdate ABC transporter substrate-binding protein: MRRFLTTLTSVLAAAGVLSACSSNTADAPSPDATQLDVFAAASTRVLSDDFADLAAELDRPAELVIQNAGSSALVQQLVDGAPADVLITADERTMNQAVNQGVVEAPEVVASNYLVLVVPADNTAGITGFDESLLDATVVVCDEQVPCGAASARLIDAALPSLTPASLEANVTDTLGKVTSGGADAALVYASDALAAGDAVRTFDIPGADAAPNHYLAAVVSTSEKKEEAADFLKALRSTAADEAWSNHGFNPVTN; encoded by the coding sequence ATGCGCAGATTCCTGACGACGTTGACAAGCGTGCTCGCCGCAGCGGGGGTGTTGAGTGCCTGCTCATCCAACACTGCAGACGCCCCAAGCCCCGATGCCACGCAGCTGGATGTCTTCGCCGCCGCCTCCACCCGAGTGCTCAGTGACGACTTCGCGGACCTCGCCGCCGAGTTGGACCGCCCCGCAGAGCTTGTGATCCAAAACGCCGGCTCCTCCGCGTTGGTGCAGCAGCTTGTCGATGGCGCACCGGCCGATGTGCTCATCACCGCCGACGAGCGCACCATGAATCAGGCTGTCAATCAGGGTGTGGTTGAAGCCCCAGAAGTAGTGGCCAGCAACTATCTGGTGCTGGTGGTGCCCGCCGATAATACCGCCGGCATCACCGGATTCGACGAGTCCCTCCTCGATGCCACCGTTGTAGTCTGCGACGAGCAGGTGCCGTGCGGCGCAGCTTCTGCGCGGCTTATCGACGCCGCCCTCCCCTCCCTCACACCCGCCTCCCTCGAGGCGAACGTCACCGACACCCTGGGCAAGGTCACCTCCGGCGGCGCGGATGCCGCCTTGGTCTACGCCTCCGATGCGCTCGCCGCCGGGGATGCCGTGCGCACCTTCGATATCCCGGGCGCCGACGCCGCGCCTAACCACTACCTCGCCGCAGTGGTATCGACCAGCGAGAAGAAAGAAGAGGCCGCTGACTTCCTCAAGGCACTGCGCAGCACCGCCGCCGACGAAGCCTGGTCCAACCACGGCTTCAACCCCGTCACCAACTAA
- the thrB gene encoding homoserine kinase: MSTDLVPGTRVSVTVPASSANLGPGFDTLGVALGLYDTVDVEVTSSGLEVDIFGEGQDDLPRGETHLVVKALRSGLAAAGMSAPGLKVTCHNSIPQSRGLGSSAAAAVAGVCAANGLAGDPLSTEEIVQLASAFEGHPDNAAASVLGAAVVSWTDIPVDGRTKPQYHAVSLPVHESIRATALVPDFYASTDAVRKVLPSDVTHIDARFNVSRTAVMVMALQHHPELLWEGTRDRLHQPYRADVLPVTAEWVNRLRNRGYAAYLSGAGPTVMVLSTDAVEPSILDDARAAGLKVMELSVAGPVRVERA, from the coding sequence ATGAGCACCGATTTGGTTCCCGGTACTCGGGTGAGTGTGACCGTCCCGGCATCCTCTGCCAATCTTGGCCCCGGTTTCGACACCCTTGGCGTGGCGCTGGGCCTCTATGACACGGTGGATGTGGAGGTCACCTCCTCTGGGCTTGAGGTGGATATCTTCGGCGAGGGGCAGGATGATCTTCCCCGCGGTGAAACCCACCTCGTTGTCAAAGCGCTGCGCAGTGGTCTGGCTGCTGCGGGCATGAGCGCTCCCGGCTTGAAAGTGACGTGCCACAACAGCATCCCTCAATCGCGCGGCCTTGGTTCTTCCGCGGCAGCCGCCGTGGCGGGAGTCTGCGCCGCCAACGGCTTGGCCGGTGATCCTCTGAGCACTGAGGAGATCGTGCAGCTGGCGTCAGCCTTTGAAGGACATCCCGATAATGCGGCCGCTTCGGTGTTGGGAGCCGCGGTGGTGTCGTGGACAGATATCCCCGTGGACGGGCGCACCAAGCCGCAGTACCACGCGGTCTCGCTGCCGGTGCATGAGTCCATTCGTGCCACCGCGCTGGTGCCGGATTTCTACGCCTCCACTGACGCAGTGCGCAAAGTACTGCCCTCGGACGTCACCCATATCGACGCGCGTTTTAACGTCTCCCGCACCGCGGTCATGGTGATGGCTCTCCAGCACCACCCCGAGCTGCTGTGGGAAGGCACCCGCGACCGGTTGCACCAGCCCTACCGGGCCGATGTGCTGCCCGTGACCGCCGAGTGGGTCAATCGTTTGCGCAATCGCGGTTATGCAGCCTATCTTTCGGGCGCCGGCCCCACCGTGATGGTGCTCTCCACCGATGCGGTGGAGCCCTCGATCCTTGATGATGCCCGCGCCGCCGGGTTGAAGGTCATGGAACTATCGGTGGCGGGCCCCGTGCGCGTCGAGCGCGCCTAG